One window of the Trifolium pratense cultivar HEN17-A07 linkage group LG2, ARS_RC_1.1, whole genome shotgun sequence genome contains the following:
- the LOC123904422 gene encoding heat shock cognate 70 kDa protein 2-like, whose translation MFQLAFRFFDQNRVGYIRLQIQHLRPTEYNRSRLPRNRWTVNRAYGGVLSGGAVRERFKNKFAITNDKGRLSKEEIEKKVQDAEKYKSEDEEHKKKVEAKNALENYAYNMRNTIKDDNIASKLSADDKKKIEDAIEHAIQWLDGNQLAEADEFEDNNELKHHKFY comes from the exons ATGTTTCAGTTG GCTTTTCGATTTTTTGATCAGAATCGTGTTGGCTACATTAGG TTGCAGATTCAACACTTGAGGCCTACAGAGTACAATAGATCAAGGTTGCCTAGAAACCGTTGGACTGTTAACCGTGCATATGGTGGAGTTTTGTCTGGAGGTGCTGTTAGGGAAAGGTTT AAGAACAAGTTTGCAATTACTAATGACAAGGGTAGGCTCTCAAAGGAGGAGATTGAGAAGAAGGTACAAGATGCTGAGAAGTACAAATCGGAGGACGAGGAACACAAGAAAAAGGTGGAGGCCAAAAATGCTCTTGAGAACTATGCCTATAACATGAGGAACACAATCAAGGATGACAACATTGCTTCCAAGTTGTCTGCTGATGATAAGAAGAAGATTGAAGATGCTATTGAGCATGCAATTCAATGGCTGGATGGAAACCAACTTGCAGAGGCTGATGAATTTGAAGACAATAATGAATTGAAGCATCacaaattttattag
- the LOC123905010 gene encoding protein SHORT ROOT IN SALT MEDIUM 1-like: MKSDNEDKKDGKGTGEKSGSKIAKQKTSEKDTQIVKGKLKVGDKSKDEKVTKEKDGKNEPKSKSSKEVKEKRKSDEPPRHPGLIPKTKSTKDSKLRSLSLSLDSLLDYTDKDVEESTLELSLFAESFYEMLQFQMGSRILTFLQKLHEKFVIKRAQRKRQREEEPDKDNANKTPTKCQKGDDPSVKSETKVDASNPTQEDNEKTVAENDTCSNKEEDVKMENASDEEVELEEEDPEEDPEEEMDNDSPQHDSSNDKNAEQEADAKNESENVTSNEKAADETSKGEIKVKYEVKESKDNVQLNDEKENKVDIYN; the protein is encoded by the exons atgaagtCTGACAATGAAGACAAGAAGGATGGAAAAGGAACTGGAGAAAAAAGTGGATCCAAGATAGCTAAACAGAAAACCTCTGAGAAAGATACTCAAATTGTCAAGGGGAAACTTAAAGTTGGGGATAAATCTAAAGATGAGAAAGTAACAAAAGAGAAAGATGGAAAAAATGAGCCTAAAAGCAAATCTAGTAAAGAAGTGAAAGAGAAGAGGAAGTCTGATGAACCTCCTCGGCACCCTGGACTTATTCCAAAAACAAAATCGACAAAAGATTCTAAA CTACGGTCATTGTCACTGTCTCTTGATTCGTTGTTGGATTATACTGACAAAGATGTTGAAGAATCAACACTTGAG CTTTCATTGTTCGCCGAATCATTTTATGAAATGCTTCAGTTTCAAATGGGCAGTAGGATTTTGACTTTTCTTCAGAAACTGCATGAAAAATTTGTGATCAAAAGAGCTCAGCGAAAGAGGCAGCGGGAAGAGGAGCCTGACAAGGATAATGCAAACAAGACACCCACAAAATGTCAAAAGGGTGATGATCCTTCTGTTAAGAGTGAGACAAAAGTGGACGCATCAAATCCAACCCAGGAAGATAATGAGAAAACTGTTGCCGAGAATGATACTTGTAGTAATAAGGAGGAGGATGTGAAGATGGAAAATGCATCAGATGAGGAAGTAGAGCTGGAAGAAGAGGACCCTGAAGAGGATCCAGAAGAGGAAATGGACAATGATAGTCCCCAACACGACTCATCCAATGATAAAAACGCTGAGCAAGAGGCAGATGCAAAAAATGAATCTGAAAATGTTACTAGCAATGAAAAAGCAGCAGATGAAACTTCTAAAGGGGAAATAAAGGTTAAATATGAGGTGAAAGAGTCCAAAGACAATGTTCAACTCAATGATGAAAAGGAAAACAAGGTTGATATATACAATTAA